One Ranitomeya variabilis isolate aRanVar5 chromosome 4, aRanVar5.hap1, whole genome shotgun sequence genomic window, TCCAAATAAAATATTTATAagattatacatttttcttaagCCTAACTTTTACCCTTTAATGCCTTTGAAGGTCATATTATGATGGATACTCTGAACTGACTGCCACAACTTATTGCTCTAGCTGTGATGATTATGCATACATTATGCAGAAGATGTCAATTACTTTATACAGCGTCATTTTTGCTCTTGGACTAATCGGTAATGGATTAGTCATCTGGATTGCCGGTTTCAGGATGAAGAAGACAATCAGTGCCGTGTGGTTCTCCAACTTGGCCATCGCAGACTTCCTGTGCTGTGCATCTCTTCCTCTACGAATTGCAGACTGGGTTTACTTTTCACCAAGTATTTCTTGCAAATTGAGCATTATTCTGTTTAACGCAAACACGAACGCCAGTGTTCTTCTCTTGACGGTCATGAGTATTGACCGTTGGGTATCAGTTATGTGGCCAATTTGGGCAAAAGTCCATAGAACATGTAAACTAGTGAGAATCATTTCAGGGATCATTTGGTTGATGAGTTTAGTCTGGACTGGTTTCATGTTTTTCTCATATGATTCCCATGTTTATGACTTTTATGAATGGTGTGTAAACTATAGCTCTGACAATACCTACACCATTGATAACAAATACAAGATTCAGTTGGTGAGATTATTTATCATGTGTGTGATACCTTTTTTCATCATCTTCACTAGTTATGTCATCATTTTCTTCAAGCTTAGGAAAACTAGGAGATCGCAAAGATCTCAGAGATCCTACAAGATCATCTCCGCTGTTATATTGTGTTTCTTTATCTGTTGGTTTCCATATTATATCTGGCCAATAACACCCTGGTATTATAAATCTAACATTCAGTTCTTTATAGTAAGTACTATTGTTCTCAACCTGGCTTGTCTCAACAGTTGTGTTAATCCAATCATTTATGTTTTCATGGGCCAAGATTTTCAACATGGTTTCTTGAGATCCATCCCCTCCAGACTTGAAAGAGCCCTAAGTGAATATCCTCATGACCTATGCAAAAACAGGAGAAGTTTGGAGCATACAAGCACGACCGATGATTAATATATAGTCATTATTCCTATGTCGAAATATCTTGCAAACGTTTCCTGAATTCTTACAAGTTTTATCGTCAGCTTGCATTTTGCTTAAATTGCATTtgtatttttttacaaaaacattCTGTATTTAAAAAAAGCACTAGGGTTGTAGATAAGCATGGTGCAAATTTTTT contains:
- the LOC143768674 gene encoding C3a anaphylatoxin chemotactic receptor-like; its protein translation is MVRMNTDLLDTFLNSITPSYYDGYSELTATTYCSSCDDYAYIMQKMSITLYSVIFALGLIGNGLVIWIAGFRMKKTISAVWFSNLAIADFLCCASLPLRIADWVYFSPSISCKLSIILFNANTNASVLLLTVMSIDRWVSVMWPIWAKVHRTCKLVRIISGIIWLMSLVWTGFMFFSYDSHVYDFYEWCVNYSSDNTYTIDNKYKIQLVRLFIMCVIPFFIIFTSYVIIFFKLRKTRRSQRSQRSYKIISAVILCFFICWFPYYIWPITPWYYKSNIQFFIVSTIVLNLACLNSCVNPIIYVFMGQDFQHGFLRSIPSRLERALSEYPHDLCKNRRSLEHTSTTDD